A genomic region of Rhea pennata isolate bPtePen1 chromosome 14, bPtePen1.pri, whole genome shotgun sequence contains the following coding sequences:
- the LOC134146780 gene encoding organic cation/carnitine transporter 2-like, which translates to MRDYDEVSAFLGEWGRFQRLVFFLLSASIIPNGFNGLSIVFLAGTPEHRCAVPRGANLSGEWRNASIPLELRDGRAAPSRCRRYRLAALANFSALGLRPGADVELGALEQERCLDGWEYSRDVYRSTIVSEWNLVCDDDWKGPFSTSLFFVGVLFGSFISGQLSDKFGRKNILFVTMGMQTGFSFVQVFCTSWEMFSVLFVLVGMGQISNYVAAFVLGTEILGKSVRILFCTLGVCIFYAFGYMLLPLFAYFLRDWRTLLLALTLPGLLCVPLWWVIPESPRWLISQGRFQEAEAIIRKAAKMNGVTAPDVILDPIELQDLNSQKQQAHNILDLVKTQNIRTITIMSVILWMIISVGYFGLSLDTPNLHGDIYVNCFLSAVIEVPAYIIAWLLLRNFPRRYSMAAALFLGGCVLLFIQLVPAHIRVLSILLVMIGKFGITSAFSMVYVYTAELYPTVVRNMGVGASSMASRLGSILSPYFVYLGAYDRFLPYILMGSLTVLSGILTLFLPESYGMPLPDTTEQMLTVKGLKYRPAPNNTRVSRNEEENPVILKSTAF; encoded by the exons aTGCGCGACTACGACGAGGTCAGCGCCTTCCTGGGCGAGTGGGGCCGCTTCCAGCGCCTCGTCTTCTTCCTGCTCAGCGCCAGCATCATCCCCAACGGCTTCAACGGCCTCTCCATCGTCTTCCTGGCGGGCACCCCCGAGCACCGGTGCGCGGTGCCCCGCGGCGCCAACCTGAGCGGCGAGTGGCGCAACGCCAGCATCCCGCTGGAGCTGCGCGacgggcgggcggcgccgagccgctgccgccgctaCCGCCTGGCCGCGCTCGCCAACTTCTcggcgctggggctgcggccgggcgccgACGTGGAGCTGGGCGCGCTGGAGCAGGAGCGGTGCCTGGACGGCTGGGAGTACAGCCGCGACGTCTACCGCTCCACCATCGTCAGCGAG tGGAATCTCGTGTGTGACGATGACTGGAAGGGACCCTTTAGTACCTCGTTGTTTTTTGTCGGTGTCCTGTTTGGATCCTTCATATCAGGACAACTCTCAGACAA GTTTGGCAGGAAGAATATTCTGTTCGTAACTATGGGAATGCAGACTGGCTTCAGCTTTGTGCAGGTCTTCTGTACCAGCTGGGAGATGTTCTCGGTGCTCTTTGTGCTGGTCGGCATGGGACAGATATCTAACTACGTGGCAGCGTTTGTTCTTG GCACTGAAATTCTTGGCAAATCAGTTCGTATACTATTCTGCACACTAGGCGTTTGCATATTTTATGCATTTGGCTACATGTTGCTGCCGCTGTTTGCTTACTTCCTCAGAGACTGGCGGACGCTGCTTCTTGCTCTTACTTTACCTGGGCTACTCTGCGTCCCACTCTGGTG GGTCATTCCAGAATCTCCCCGATGGCTGATTTCTCAGGGAAGATTTCAAGAGGCAGAAGCCATCATCCGAAAGGCTGCAAAAATGAATGGCGTTACAGCCCCGGATGTAATACTTGACCCTATTGAG ctgcaAGACTTGAATTCCCAGAAGCAACAGGCACACAACATTTTGGATCTAGTGAAAACCCAAAATATCCGAACCATCACAATTATGTCGGTGATTCTCtg gATGATAATCTCTGTTGGTTATTTTGGACTTTCACTTGACACACCTAACTTGCATGGAGACATCTATGTAAACTGCTTCCTCTCAGCAGTGATTGAAGTTCCAGCCTATATAAttgcctggctgctgcttcGCAATTTCCCCCGACGGTATTCAATGGCTGCTGCGTTATTCTTAGGAGGCTGTGTTCTTCTCTTCATTCAGCTGGTGCCTGCAC ATATTCGTGTCCTATCTATTCTGCTGGTGATGATAGGGAAATTTGGGATCACATCTGCCTTTTCAATGGTTTATGTTTACACGGCTGAGCTCTACCCAACAGTAGTGAGAAACATGGGAGTTGGAGCAAGTTCCATGGCCTCCAGGCTAGGCAGTATCCTCTCGCCTTACTTTGTTTACCTTG GTGCCTATGATAGATTCCTGCCTTACATCCTCATGGGGAGCCTGACTGTACTGTCAGGAATTCTCACTTTATTTCTGCCAGAAAGCTATGGTATGCCCCTTCCTGACACAACTGAGCAAATGCTCACAGTGAAAGG